The Pyrus communis chromosome 14, drPyrComm1.1, whole genome shotgun sequence sequence caaattgtcacatcccgccttccctcgcagtgatattgtccgctttggcattctgggcctggactagGTCGCAGACACCCAGTTACCGCACGGATTTGTTTTTGCAGGCCGcagccccaaaaggcctcactgaaaggtacatgtgggcatggacatataaggctcaagatcgaccctcgtgtggccgatgtgggatactacaattaaattaaattaaaaaagtaaaaaatcgAAAAATCTTGTGCTATCAAATATTTCGTTGCGCaaacaattaatataattaaaaagtcAAAAACCTTGCATGATAAAAtatttcgtcgtgcaaaatattaaattaatttattttaattaaaaaattaaaaaacaaaaatctttgCGCTACGAAGTATTTCATCGCGCAAAGCTTTCCGTGATGTTAGTCTTCGTCATGCAAAGTtactttgcgtgacgaagatTAATTTCCGTCgcgcaaaatattttttatagtaGTGTATGTAGAACTAGCTATTCCTTGCAGGGGTACTAACTTTGAAAGCAACTTATCGTAACATTTCATATTAATGatgtaaatgaataatttttctttcttttacgtGAGTGGTAGGTCAAATTCTGAAGTGTTAGAAGTTAAAAAGGGTAATCGGAAGGAATTTGCTTTACCATGAAAAAATTGTATTTACCTTCTTTGTATTACTTATCTAGAATAAGCATTGTTCCAGTTTCATAAAATGATGTACATCTTACGGTTTATcaaagtgacacaccccgaccgagatcggagcgtgctggccgtcacacgaaggtgacgtagccatgtgcacgtgcggaagctaataaagtagtaataaaagtacgaataattaaaaactagcatacaaagtactagaacaagtgctagcgtaagtgaaagacaatttcagagcaggtctacagcagtccaaaagaaggttgcgacaatagtacacccgaaggtgaccctacaatggtgagtgtctgtcagaaacgccggaaaAGCCCTATGGGgagaccaccgaaactgctaatcaactagaacctggaggggcgcaaaacaaaagcgtgagtgggcaaaaacaaagcttttcaaaaaccatttagtaaaatacattctaacccctcgccgtaaaacctgtatacttcccagaaaataacatatatacgtatgtagagatatgccaaacatgctcaagggtatgccaatcatgctcaccAATATGCCATGACAAGACCTCATAATgcaatgcaagtgctcaggtatatctCATAAtgataacatataatctggcagccggagtcacctaacgtgacctgtacggctgcatatagagctcaaatctcaactcaataactgaacctgcccacgagtcagaaccacctaaagtggtctgtacgacaggcttgggtgtaatacatatatacgctctagtgctacgatcacgtgaagactgtgcgaataatcgcaggtcacctacgagtcggaaccatctaaagtggtctgtacgacaggactgtgcacctaacttggatccaagctgagcgtgtggtgcgggaggtgaacatcacgtgaaggactgtgccctactctgggcgggagcactaacaccgggggtgcaggttatgagctctttaAGCATCTCAAGccactactgaatataaacatgaataccacttacctggcacttacctgtgcgtccacagcaccaaatatgcatatgtatatgtatgccactactaacgcatgcaatgatgcataaacgataataataatatgcGTGGCATAagacaaataaccctttttactcaatttatgggaaaataattgtatataggtatatacgaaaaacaaaagcccactcactggtatgtggaagggtcgtagcccccctgcctcgagtgaccacgctcgtcctcgggatacgtatcacctatatgcgaaacaactataaaaacgttatttttaaagcacataaccaacttctcgtaataacttctcatacaatgctcaaattggacaaatgaatataccaacgtgctctacacaacctcaggatcacaaccatatttttagaaaaattttcctccgccgcacgcgccagCCACgcacaggcacgtgcctggcacgctgacggcgtcaactgacgccgtgaggaatattccgttatttctaacggattccgtcaacgacgtcaggaatattccgtcaagtctgacggaatattccgtctccttccccggcgaacctccggcacCGTCGCCGGCGCCAGAAAACtaggaaacctgcaactcgtgtTTTCTCGCTcgattctcaaccatttttcacgattttaactccaaattgaagccctagactagtagaacacgtccatacaagttttaagggctaaaaacCACTAGAATTTACCTGTGCAAACTATCCAAAAtcggccaactccgaccacggtgatcccgacgtcaaaactcttcaaacgaagcactccgaggctccttgggacaccaccaagctacctacgagcttcaaattTCCTAAAACGTTAGTATTTACGTtcgcatgaatagtactcaaatcggaccaccttgaaacgacgtgaaaacgttagagttctcacctgaaaatggtacgatcgtgctcctctcaacctcacgaGCTTGAAGGTGTActtggtttcttcgatctgtaAGGGTTTGGTggttcttggtgtgtgtccgtacgttttcagaaggaagaggaaggaaagaggacttgggagagggagagagacagggaaaagacagagggagagggagagagagacagtgtgtgtgtgtgtggcccaacacttgccaacaccacacaacccACCAAACAACATAATGAAACAAACTAGGGGTAGAAAAgtcatttcacacgtacgttctAAAAATCTCGGGATGGGATGTCACACAAAGAGGATTAGATTGTGGTTAAACATATTTCTATATTTTTGGATTCCTTTCTTTTAACGCAGACTACTCTATGAAGTAGTTAGTGACTTTAGTATATGCTTAATTTGAATTCAATAACTCACAATATTAATAGTAGTTGAAAGAAATGgaaacattttcaaattttgtcaaaGACGGAGGTAGAAgatgagttttttattttttttattttttttaagtgataATGAGTTTTTATacatcgttgtactaaaaaaaagtgATAATGAGTTAGAAATAATGCGTTGAAGAATAAGATTTGGTCTACTAGGGCAATCCACCATCTATAGATAGAAAATGAGTTGCCCCATTGACTAAATGTTTAGGGGACAAATTCGATAACGGGACTGCGAGGAGAAattttgtggagcaaaaaataatttgaaaaatcttGAAGTATACACGTGGATTTTTACTGGCAAATGAAGATAATGCCCTTCTTAAATTGGCTAGCCCTTCTTAAATTGACTAGGATTACATTTAATCCACTCTAACACTACGTTGTGAGAAGAAAAGTGAAAAGTATTAAAGATAGCATTAATTACTAAATCTTATCTTTATTATCTCCTAATTTAAGATCAACTCAATCAAGTAATGAATTACAATCGTATCTAATCAACAATATTACAAGATAATCACagaatattatttaattaaactatatcCGGATAATTCTTTCCTCTTCATTTTACGAATGAAACATTTGGACCAACCGGATGTCGACACATGGCATGTCAAACCCTACCCATGTGACCGGCCTTAGCTCCTATAAATATCTCATTCTCCACCAAATTTTGATAATCTTTTGTTATGCAATCAAGTCCTAAAACTTTCTCTCTTTTCAAAGAAACTGACTTATTCATTGGGCGCGCTTTGATCTTTGAtcatatatgtttatttattttttaagtacaaattcatcaaaattgaAGACAACGAAATTTTTCTcacaaagttcatggaagaaatCAGTAAAATGCTCTTGAGAAATTGGTAGAGACTCTAGACAGGTACATTTGAGGTAcatataaaaattagaaaaactaatgaaaataatttgaaagaacaaaataaagggtaaatttttttcgttaaagtgaataataatgagagtttttcgttaaaatccCTAAAAAAATCAGCAAAATACTATTAGAAAACGTGCTATGTGAAACTTCTTTATGTTTGCTGACTTGTAAACTCTTGGAAGCACACACTCGTAAGACTTAAGTCTTACCTTTGTCTCTATCAGTAACGCCTGTGCCTCTGTGTCTGTGAGTGTCCCACAACTGGCAGCCTTAAAGATTACAAGTCTTTTATTATGATCCTTTTAACTCCTTTTAAACACTTCTCTGATCGCTGCAGTTTTACCCCCACCATCCTCCTTATAATTCGCCTTGGCTCCCggacttctctctctcttctccccaccATGTTCGATATCCAAATGCCGCTACTTTAACACTTCCCTACACCATTTCATTCCATTTCTCCTTCTGGGTTTCACGAATGTCAGCTTCCGAGGCAACCCACCACCGCCGTTCGGCCACCGGAAGCGGCGGCGCGTCGGTCTCGGATGACTCCGACGACGACCAATCTTGGCACTCTATGTCTGAGTCGGGCAATGTCCGGAGGAAGTCTTGTGAGTCGGATTGTCCAGTGGAGGAGGTGGATTTGGAGAGTGGGGTTCTGGAGCTGAAGAAGGTGCTGCATTTGAGTAAAGTTGAGAGAAATTGCAGGATTTGCCACATGGGTTTGGAAGGGGGCGGTGGGACTGACTCTGGCTCTGGGGTCCCAATTGATTTGGGGTGTTCTTGCAAGGGGGATTTGGGCGCTGCTCATAAGCAATGTGCTGAGACTTGGTTCAAGATCAAGGGAGATACGTGAGTTCAAACTTTTTCTGAATtcaattcattattttctttgatttttggtGTTTCTGTTTGTAATTACGAACACCCATTTGCTGGATTCTGGATGTTTTCCTTGTCTGATTGTTTAATTTTCATCCGAATGACGCTTAATGGAACAATTTGGCTTGTTTTGTGGTGAAGTTTTACCTTTTGGAGATCAAAAACAAGATGAGTACATAAactttaggattatgtttcttTCTGTCTCTGCAATTCTGCATTGAAGTGCACATGGATGTAATTGTAATTGTCTTCGGGAGTCGGATCTCTCACTTTGATCTGGTTTCACTTCAAACTGTGATCTTACTATGAGCATGTGTAGTTTTGTTGAATAATAGACCATCTTGGTAGCGTTTAGGTTCCTGCTCCCGAGAGTTCAGCTTATTCGATTGCTTACTAGCTAAGTAGCTTCTTTCCTTTCATGTAGTGGTCACCATTGTTcttattattttgcttcttaAAGGAAAGTTGAATGAGACAGATCACGTTGCccacatgattgagaaaatTTTGTAGAAGAACAAATCTTGGTCACCACTTGTACAATCCATCCAAACTCAAAGATATCGATCACTATAGGTTTAGAGTTTTTATTGGCACGTCTTCTGCGGCATTTACATTAGTGGAAAGTAGGGGTTCCAATGTGGGCTAAAGGAGTCGTCTTTGTGTGCAAGAATTGAGTTCCTGTGTTTAAAAGTAGATATCTTGTGCCATGTATTTCTTTATGTATGCTTCTTATTCAGAGGTAAATGTTTCATATAATCATGCCTATGGTTTACTAAAAGTTGATATTTGCGTAAATGAATTTTAGCTCTTTGATTCAGTCACCATTTTATTTCGTTtataaatttgagaaaaaaactATATGTGgattctattttcttttctatttataaTTCCAAAGATGATAATTTGGTAAATTCTTAGGACCTTGCACACTATATCCCCTGCAAGGAAATCTCCAAACTTTGGCAACAGGAGATTATAGTCTACCTAAGCCGCATCACATGATAAATACTATAACGTACACTATAGACGGATTGGTTAAGAGACTTGCTTGATTAATAACCAGGATGAGTAAAGGATAGCATGCTTATTCTATTTTGATTTTGGTTATCATGGCAAGCAAATGGAATGACATATTGACGACAGGACTCTTTACCAAAAACAGGAATAGAAGATTCCTGGCCACATTGTTTGATAGTGATTGTATGGCATTCTGGCCTATTTGAGTGCTTTCTGGTAGTTAATTATTCAGCGCCTTGATGTTGAACTCAAGACCTGTTGCCAACAAGTTACTGACGACCGGTGATAGTTGAGTGCTTTGATTATACACTTTTATGTTTGTTCAAAATCCCCATAGTTCATTTCTTTCTGTCTCTTTGTTTCTACAAGCGATTAATACGTTGCATTATGATTGCAATTAGTTGTCTTGTCTAGGTGACATGTTGTTTTCTGTctatgtattttcttttttcttacttcAATCTGGTCTTGTTTTTCACATGAAGTTTAATGGTAAAGATAATTTAGGAAACTGCACATGTGGTTCAATTCAATTCTTGTTCTACATAGGTTTTATTCTACTGTTACAAagcataattttatttatttaatttacagaACCTGCGAGATCTGTGGCGTCACTGCATTCAACATTTCCAGTGAGCAGATAAACGAGTCAAATGCCACTACTGCCACATCCGCATCAGTACCAGCAGCACCCATGATCCTGGTTGAAACCCGAACCATGTGGCATGGCCGCCGCATTATGAATTTCCTGCTTGCCTGCATGATCCTTGCCTTTGTAATTTCATGGCTTTTTCACTTCAAAGTGCTTTCATGAACACCAGCAGGGAAAAGAAGAAGGCTCTGAATGTGTAGGGGTAAGTTGCAGTTTTCCACTTCTCCTCTTGCTGATGCTGCTACTTTGTCTGGACGCCTTCCTAACAGGCCCTATGTTCTTGTTCGAGGCTTAGCTCCAAATTTCTACGCATGTTCTCCGTCATCTGTAATATAAATTGTTCTGCATGGCTATCGATAGTAAGTTATAGTATCTTTGGATAAGTGGGGCTAAGAACCTGTTTTCCATCTGCTGTCTTCGTTGTGTGCTTAGTCTGGCAAAGCTTTCGTGTATGCATGTCTTATTTGTACGGTTAAGAACTCCTCAGTGTGGAAGAACTCAGCGGAGATGCCATAAAGCCCTAGTACCTGTAAGTCATGGTTCATGAAGCATGACAACGAAGGCTGTTGGCGTCTACGTTGATTTAAAAGGTTAATGACAGTATGTACCTACTCAATGATCCTTGTAACATACAAGTTACCGGCATGAACGCCATGAATTCGAAATCTCCGGTTTATTCAAATGCTATGCCTGAGCCTTCAAGTGTTTCAGATTGATTCTTTCAAGCTATGAGTATTATTCAGTTCACCTGGGTGTTTGTACTGTCCGCACCAGTATGTCACATAACATTTTGTTTAGGCTCATTAGCAAATTTAAATCATAATCTTGAATGTGTGAGCAATTACGCTTAACCACTTAAGTTACAAATCAttgcagattgcagattttgaaAGGGATTAAGTACAAAAACTTGTTATCCAATAAACATCTAAATATGTCTCCATGATTTTAACGAGATGGTAAAAGCATTAggggatttttgttttttcataaagaaaaattGTGACTTCTTATTAGTAGATTACTAGATTGTGATACCCAAAAAAGTGcgaaaaattttgagttttggatTCGAACAACAGTGTACAGTAAATTACCACCAGGTGGTCTAATAGTTAGAGCGAATTTCAGGTTCTTATTCCACACAACTCGTTCTATGTTCAATTTTTTATGTAGGTGAATCGCATGATAATGGCCAAAAGAAAGCtgatattgaatttttttttgagtCTTTTCGGCCCTAGAATGAACTATCGTGGCTTCGCCACCATTTGGTCaccttcataaaaaaaaaaaaaaaaatcaaattggcTGTTGAAATGTGatttagtaaataaaaaatttaaatgaaaatatttttctttttcaaaaactaaaatttaaagtcactcagtactacagtctaatagtattctttttaagttcgattctcatcataagtaaatttgaatcacattattgttaatttattaTGAGCCTAATTCAAcacctccccttagtgtagagaatatcgtttattaaacaaaataaaacaagcatGGGCCTTTGTGAAATTATCCACTACTTGTGTACCAAGGGAAAAAGAGAGGGCATTAATCCTCTGCTTTTCGGGGATAGAAATTCAGTGAACGGCTTGTGTTTCCGTCTATCTCACGTACAAGGTAGACTTAACTCCTAAAACCCTAATTGGTGCGGTATACCTCCACCTCCAGTGCGATTTCCAATTTTGCCTGCTGCAGCTGCAAATCAGATACCTAAAACCCTCTGCATCTGAGAGCTTCCAATCACAACACTTTCGGTTCTCTCCCACCGAGTAAGATTACTTAAACCCTCTCTGCTACTTCATTCtatttcggtttcggtttcggtttcgaAGGAATCGTGTAAATTAACTGGGGGTTTTCAGGATCTAATGGCTGCCCCTAATGCGCCGACGGTTTTGGACAAGGAACAGGTGAGTGCCCTTTTCCTCATTGTTCTAAAGTTTCTACCTTTTGAAGTTTTAATAGGATTTCAAGTTTGCCCAAGATTGGAAATTCATGGTCAGATTGTTTAATGGGTGTTGGGAATCTGTGTATTCTTTGAATTCGGGTGTAGTCATATTCGGTCTAGTTTGCCTAATGGGTCGATGGTGGCGGTGTTTCGACATTAGTAGTGAAGCCGAGGCATTTCCTCGGAGTTTGGATGGAGCAATATGGTTGATGTTTATGGATtgctattatttttgttatgaaTTGTTGCCATAAAAGTTGTGTTTTTCAAACCATGTTGCCGTTTTGAAGTTTGTTTTCAACGAATGTGCAGATTTTTGGTATGGCAGAGAAGGAGATGGAATACAGGGTTGAGTTGTTCAACAAGTAAGTTTTCTGTATGGCGTTAGATATCACGGTGTACTAATGTGGTTTTATATGGAAGGCAGAAGGGGTTGTGCATTCTAGTTTGAGAAACTTTTAGGGGCTTTTTCCATAATCGTTatcatttgtttgtttatttatgttggCTTTCACCCGTTTCACGATTATTTCCGTTGGACTTAATACTTTGTGTTGATGAGCATGTAtgattgttcattaaaaaacaAGGCTTCTGAACGATATTTCTAAGGCGACCTTATTCGGTAGTCTTGTGGCTTCAATGTGTGAGCATTAGAGTCCTTTGCATTTGTGGTATACACTTTGACTGAGCACATTCTAGGTTGTGAATGCCACTTTGGTATGTGCAATTTTCCATCTCTAATACTTTGGCCTGGCCCTAGTGGTTAGCCAGTTTTCACTTGCGCATTTAATTGTTTATTGATGCAGGCTTACCCACACATGTTTCAACAAGTGCGTTGAGAAGAAGTATGagaactcttttcttttctctatttAGTTTTTATGGACCTCTATGAAAGATATACAGCAGTTTACTTTAAGGTCCTTTTTTGAATACTGAAGTTATGCAAGTTAGTAAATGTGAATTGTCAAATACATACAGGTACAAGGAGTCTGAGCTAAACATGGGTGAAAACAGTTGCATTGATCGGTGCGTGTCTAAATATTGGCATGTAAGTTATAAAAACAATCCCAGTCAtccttcaaatatttttatttgttcattTCTGCTGTCATTGGTATTTGTCACTTCAATTTATTCTTTTTAGCTACTTCCACTGCATCTCTCCGAATAATTTCTttgaaaaattccaaaaactATCGCAATTGCAATTTTTTAgagtatattttttaaatttgagtgTTAGTCTTTACCAATGGAATGCTTTTGATGGAAAGTAAGCAATAAACCTTCACAATTTTTCCTACTGCTGCATCTATGATTATGCAAATGAAAGTTTTTTTATGATGTTTATATGATTGAAACATTTTGTTGTTTGCAGGTGACTAATCTAGTCGGCCAGCTGCTTGGTTCTGGTAGGCCTCCCATGTAAAATGTTGTCTAGTCCCATTAGAGACCCGCTCTTCCTCGGACAGATGCTTGGTTCTCCGGTGATGCGGAGATTGTAATTGTTTGCATTGTTATGCccttttgtttttctcaaaCTGTCATAAGGTGATTCCATTTTGTTGGTCACGGGAAGAAATAGGGACAGGTTTTATCATACGTCGCCCTATGTTCAAGTCCATAGTAGAATTGGGCATTCATAGTGaagagttcttaattattttgtgTTCTTGAATAATTGCCATTGTTTTCGATGGTTATGGTTACACCGTAAAATGTTGTGATACTTCTACATTTTCAGCAGCTTTGTTAAAGAAAAGGAGTTACGAGGAGTTTTGAGGAAATAATCTGGTAGAAATCCGTCTCCCACGAGACTCTGAAATTGAATAGTCGAGGTGAGATCAGACACATGCCGCAGTGGGCAGTGACCCCCCCCAATTTCTGGAGCACAACCCATatcggtggagtcgagctcgcAACTCTGCGGAGCAACTCGGAACGAAAAGGTAATTTATCGTCTTTGAATTGCTTATGCATGTCAGCCTTGCAAGCGAATTACAATTGTCAATTGCTCAAATTTCATTCTACGGAGCAACTCAGAACAAAAAGGCTGACATGCATAAGCGAATCAGAGACGATGAATTACCTATTTGTTCTGAGTTGCTCTATCATATAAATTAGGGTGAAGTGCCGATTTAGTCCTTGAATTATCACCCTAGTGAAAATTAGGTTCTTGAATTATGTTTTGGGTAAAATAAGTCGCTAAAtgcattaaaaattgctaattgcatccctactattatattcaaagttattttatccaatttttcattaACTTAAGTCACTTtacacactttagagtgtaatattGTTATTTCCTCATCTATAaacccttaacatttcatatagttgcgaatctaacatctaatttgcTCTCCAAAGTTAACTTACACTATTTCTTATGAAGAACTATCAATTTACTCTCCAAAATTAACTTCATACACTATTTTTATATGCAAAACTACCAATCTACCATACAATGTGTATCATATGTAATTAACGTGACtcaaattgacagaaaattaaatatagtagctttgaatataatattaggaatgtaattggcagatttttataatttaagcattgatttttctgaaaaaataatttaggaacctaattttcactgaggTGATAATTCAGGAACTAAATTGGCAGTTCATCCTATAAATTATTCAAACAAGAATCGGAGTCATGAGCTCAACTCCACCAATACGGGCTCTCGCTGCTCCTGAAATTGGGTTTCACTGCCCATTGTGGCATGTGTCTGATCTCACCTCGATCACCGCTGCCCTTTCAGAGTCGCGTCGGAATCCATCGACAGATTTTTGCCATAATTTTTCGTCTATGTTTTTGGCCGCAATTCAGACTTCAAAAACGCAAAAGAGCAAACACAAAGGGAAATCAAACTCCAAGGAGAGAaataaaagtaaacaaaaatacttgaaagacTGAGACGATTCAATTTTTGCGCGGTACAACCCCACCACGTTCATGGGACTTCTCTCCTGTGAAGTGGAGTTTTTatctatttctttatttttttattttttctttcggtTATCGGAAttgttttttaaacttttacaaAAATGTCTTTGAAGATTATATTGTTTTCCACAAAAATGTCATTGaagactatatatatattttagggaAAGATTATATCCTTTTTATGTAGGCagttgtgattttttttgtttgttagtgttttaaaatttatgttacatatgaaaataaatgtgtactcaaaaattcaaatgtactatAAATCAAATGTACCCGGATAAGCTACGAAGCTCGTGTGAGTGACAAAAATACAAAGTAtgtgataataataataaaatcaacCATCGATCACAGTTCATAAACGTTGAATATAAATCATTCGtaagaaatcaataccaaaTCCTTGAAATCTTTGAAggagtcacccagacatccaaTGACTTTTCTAAATCAAAACACAAAGCTCTCAAAACGATAGATCACGAAAACACTAAAAACTAGGGCTAGAGTAACGCAGTTCGGCCAAAGCGTACATAAGTAACCAAACAGGAAGTGGCCCCCATTGTGTATTAACCAAGTAGAGCCA is a genomic window containing:
- the LOC137715277 gene encoding mitochondrial import inner membrane translocase subunit TIM10-like yields the protein MAAPNAPTVLDKEQIFGMAEKEMEYRVELFNKLTHTCFNKCVEKKYKESELNMGENSCIDRCVSKYWHVTNLVGQLLGSGRPPM
- the LOC137715852 gene encoding uncharacterized protein; the protein is MSASEATHHRRSATGSGGASVSDDSDDDQSWHSMSESGNVRRKSCESDCPVEEVDLESGVLELKKVLHLSKVERNCRICHMGLEGGGGTDSGSGVPIDLGCSCKGDLGAAHKQCAETWFKIKGDTTCEICGVTAFNISSEQINESNATTATSASVPAAPMILVETRTMWHGRRIMNFLLACMILAFVISWLFHFKVLS